The genomic stretch GGAAATAGTTATTATCTTCAAGCTTTTATTGGAAAGGATCCTAAGAAAATCATTTGCCAAGGAAATATTATTGGATCAACCCCGCCTCCAGATGCAAAAACCAGTGGATTTATCCTCACCGAGTTAAGAAACTCACCTGCCACAAAACATTTATTTCAGATCGAATGCACCGATGTAAAAAACTTAGCCGGTAAATGGCTACAATTTTCCACAACCAATGTGACTTATTATGTTTGGTTTACCGTCGATGGCCAAGGAGCGGATCCACAGCCTCCCTCATTAATCGGTATTAAGCTTGCACTTTCATCCACACAAACCATCGATGAAGCGGCTATTTACTTAGCTGAAACATTGAGTGGTCATCAAATCACACAGATTCAAGTCAATGCAGCACATCAAATTAATTCTGGTAGTTATTGGACTTTTGCAACCAGTACGCCTGAAACCTTCTATGTCTGGTACCGGAAAAATGATCAAGCCTCTGATCCAAAACCTGGAGGAATAGGTATCGTTGTTGATATTCAAGAAGCCGATACCGCAGAACAAGTCAACGCAAAGACGATCATAGCGATTAACCAAGATTATTTTGCCGTGCCAGATTTACGGGGCACCTTCTTAAGAGGATGGGATAAAGAGGCAAAAATAGATACTGGTGATCGATTTTTTACGTATGGGCAAGGATTAATTAAAAATAATATTGGCTCATTAGAATTAGATGAAATACTGACTCATAACCATTCTTATACAACAGGTTTTGAAGATACTCTGAGAGGTAAAGAAATAATGACACAGAAATGTTACCACGGCACATATCCAAGCAGTGCTTACGTTGATCATCAAGGCGGCAACGAATCAAGACCTTTTAATTCTACTGTAAATTTTGTTATTAAATATTAAATGAACTTTTTATGATTAAAAAAATATTACTACTTTTACTCTTCGTAAGCCTAATCGCCTGGATAGCCAGCTGTGCCTGGAGGGCACCGTTACAAGTCAACGTGCCTGTTTCTTGGCATGACTCCCATTTTAAAGCCGAGCAATCGAATACTTCTTCTTAGAATATACAAAACAATTTACGAATAAAGTACTTGTAATTTACATGATGATTTTCTATATTACAGTAGTTAGCTGATTTTTTAAACAATCTGTTTAAATTAGCGCCAATTAATCTGTAATAATTTTATGAATACACTAGTAGATAGGACTTGGCATTTAGCTAAGAATGAAGAAGAAGCTAAATTAACTGATTTTGAATTTCAGCTTTGGCGCGTTTTTTATGGATTTACACGTTGGCAGGAAGGCTGTGAAAGAGTTGCTAATCAAACCGATCTAACTGGAAGTGAGTTATCTCTTCTACACATCATTCGAATGAAAGGTAGATCTAAAACAATCAACGAATTAACGCGTTTATTGAATCGAAACGACACCTTCAATGTGAGTTACAGTATCCAAAAATTGATTAAAAATGGTTTAATCCGAAAGATATTGGATGATAAAAATAACAAGAAGGCTTTTTCCTATGAAATTACTGAAGAAGGTATTAAAAACACCGATGCCTATACTGCGCTTAGACAAAGTATTTTAATTGAGCTTCTTAAGAAGAAAAAAGAATTAAATCTAGAGAAATTTACAGATGTGTTGTCAGAACTTATTGCTATTTATGAAGAAGCCGATCGGACAGTGCTAACTTACTATGGCAAATAACATGATCCAGACCAAAGATAAATATTTTTTATCGATGCAGAAAAAAACCTACGAAATAGCAGCCCGACTACAAATAGCTCGTATCGCACGTGGATATCGTTCTCGATTAGCCTTTGTAAGGCAATTTAATTTTAAATTAGGCACCTATAATGCGCATGAAATAGGCCGGCATAAAATTGGGACAAACTATATTTGCCAATATTGTATCGCACTTAATATTTCTATAACTTGGTTGCTTCTAGGCAGAGGAAATCCCATTGATTATTCACCGCGTAAAGAGCTAGAAAAAGGAATAGAGAAGCATTTTGAATGGCTAACTTACCTCTCTGAAACAGGTAAACTGCTATTTTCTTAATAAGATTCCTGTTGTGTTAGTAAAGCGATTTGGTTACACGCAGTATTAAGAATGGCCCATCCTTGGTACAGTATTGTTTGTAGTCGCTGATATTTTTCAACCGTTAGTTCTTTTAAAAGATCAATCCCCATTTGTTCATGTTGCTCATCTGCATTACGATGAATCTTGAAATATTCAGTTTCTTGATATTGATCCATTACTTGATGAGCCCGCGTGAAAAAAAGTTGAGCGCTAGCTTCTAGCACCAGATGCACTAAAACTGTTTTTTCTTCTTCATCTAAAGTAAACATTTTCCAAGCAAACCAACTGCTTGTTGATTCCAATATAGGATCCCAAACAGAGGGTCTATATTCTCGATCCTGTTTTAAGGAAATATTATGCCCGTACTCTTCAGTTAAATGTAATTGAGCAACTGACAAGAACTTAGCATTATCACAAAAAACATAACGCAACATCACTACTTTTTGAAAATAATCTGAGAAAACTTGGATACAATCTAGCAAGCGTTTTCTCATATTTTTTTCTTTCATATCATCGCTTTTAATAAGTTTCATTAATCGATTATTGCTATATTCATTGACAAAAAATTTATTTTTTTCTAATAAATTATCTAAAGTGGATGAAGTAGTTTTAGTTATCATAGTTTTTATTTTTACCCTTTATTTTTTTTATTTTTGATTTAGATTCATTTCAGTCAAGATTTTTTTTGGCGTATCAAACCCATTTGCTAACCAATTTGCAATGTTAGGTTGATGACTGGCTGCTCTGAGTAAGGATACGAATGACTTAGGAGGTTTCAACATTAAATTAGTCCATTTTGTAGCCCATTGAGCGGATTGTTTCCAGTAGGCTTCAAATGTCTCTTGCATCCATTCTTCATTAAACAATCGATTTTCATGTTCTTTAATTTTATTAAGAAAGAAAGTAGCCGATTGGCAAGCATTATTAGCTCCCTGGCCACCAATGGGATCATTTAATACAATAGAGTCCCCTAGACCTAATACAGGCTTTCCACATGATAAACGGAATGTTGGTTTTTTAACGACTGGGGTATAGCTCCCTTGAAGAGTAGCACGTTCATCAGTCAAACTCACTTTGTGACACAATTCTGCTTCCCAGGGAACAAACTCTTTCAACAATTCGCATGCTTTAGCTAAGCGTTGTTTGGAATTTAAAATATCTTTCCAACAATCAAAAGGGCCTCCTGGTAATCCCTCAAATAACATCATTTCACAAGGACCCGTTATAGTTAAGCCCGGAGTAATGAAGTATTCACCAACTCCAGGAATAACATTAGCCCTAACCCCTTGGCTAGCCGCCCTAGGTTTTACATCTTTGACGTATAAACAACAAAGAACCCGCTGAGCTTTATTGAAGATTGATCGTGTTTCGTCTATTGGAAATAATTGGCTAATTTCACCTTTACCACTAGAAACTATTGTCAAATCTTGTGTTTGAGCAATGCGATTCAAGTCCTTAGCTCCGATTTTTTCAATAATAAGTTTTCCACCTAATCGAACAAATTCTTCCATCCAATGGGAAAATTTAAGTCGCTGATCAATAGCTTGGTAGGATTGAGATGTTCTCCCTTGCCAGTAGAGTGTAATTTCTGGTTTAGTTGCTTTAGATAAGGTATAGGTTACGGTTTTATTTTCGGGGCAGATTTTATCCCAGAAATTAAGCCCTAGCTTACGCTCACATTGCAAAGCAGAATGAAACATACTAGGACTTGATAGAATGTTTCCATTTAATACTTCTTCACCTGTTTGGCGAGCGTAGATTGATACATTATATCCAGATTTCAGAAGTCCTATTCCTAACTGAAGTCCTGCCTGTCCTGCGCCGATAACTGAAATATTTCGCATTAAAATTTGTCTAAATAATAAGTTCTTTTTATTTACTACAGTCTAACAAAATTTTCAGTATTCTAATAATTTACTAGTAAAGTATAGCTAATTTACTACATAAAATTAAGAAAAAGTCCTTATTTTGAAAGTGAAATTTATTGTAATATGTTAGTAAATTACTAGCAGATTACTAAGTAATTTAATAATTAATTACAAAAATAATGGAGATTATTATAATGAAAATGCTTTTATTACCTAATGCTTTCAACCAGCTAAATCACGAACTACGTACATCATTAACCACAATTCTTGGTACAGTTCTGCTGCTGGATAAGGAAGTGCTAATTTCCAATCAAAAGCTTTACTTACAAGATTTAAAAAAATATGTTCAAGATTTACTAAATTTTGTTGATAGATTACCTGGCTTAATCGAAGAGGTTATTTTTGATCAAGGCGCTCCTGACGAACTAAAAACTATATCCACTAATGCCCATACCTTCAAAGTATTATTAGTAGAAGATACTCCGATTATACAAATTGTGCATAAAAGAATGCTAGAAAATTTGGGCTACGAAGTTGAATTAGTCTGCAATGCTGAAAAAGCATTATACAAAATTAATACCACTACTTATGATGTGATATTGATGGATATCGGCTTGCCAGGCATGAGCGGTATTGATGCGGCGACTGAAATTCGACGCCAAGAGCAACATGGTCAAAATGTACCTATCATTGCGTTAACGGCTTATAGTCATAAAAAAATGTATCAAGATTGTGTGAATGCGGGTATTAACGATGTCGTCACCAAACCTATTTCACAGGATAATTTACAAAGCTTAATTGCTTATTATACGAATGAAAAAAATACTGCTTCTATTTAAACTATAAAATAAAAAAAATTATGCTGAATATTGCATTTAGCTTAAACGAAGAAACAATTCACATACGGAAAGCAACTCTTCTAGATACAATGAATATTGCTAAGCTACATCATACTGTATGGAAGTCAACATTAAATGGATTTGTAGACAACGCAATTTTTGAAAAAATAAATCGTTCTTTTTTTGTACATAAGTGGAAAGATTGGTTAGGTAAAAAAAATAAAGTTAGTTTTGTGGCTGAACAAAAAAATTTTTTATTAGGATTTTTCACCCTTGATACGGCCTTAAATAATCATCCCGAAATTCAATTTATATATGTTGTTTATAAATATCAATTTAGTAATTTACAAAAATTACTTTTTGAAGCTGCGTTTAAAAAAGCAGCTAAATTAGGATTTTCAAAAATTTACTTTTGTATTGCTAAGGAAAACAAAAAAGATTTAGTTCTTTATAAATTAATGAAGGGGTATCTTGGCCAAACAGAAAGAGTCAATCAGATATATGGATTTGAATTTAATGAAATATGTTATGAATTTGATCTTAATGCAACCTAAAAGAAAAAAGGCTAATCAAAAAAATATTTCCACATAGTAGTTCTATTGATTTCTTGTGTTTCTTTTGGCATAAAAAACGGAATACTTTATTTTTTGCGTACTTCTGATTTATCTCCCATGTAAGTTAGCACTGTCCGATCGGCTTCTTCATAAATAGCGATAAGTTCTGACAACACATCTGTAAATTTCTCTAGATTTAATTCTTTTTTCTTCTTAAGAAGTTCAATTAAAAGGCTTTGTCTAAGTGCAGTGTAAGCATCGGTGTTTTTAATACCTTCTTCAGTAATTTCATAAGAATAAGCTTTTTTGTTTTTTTTATCGCTCAAAATCTTTCGGATTAAACCATTTTTAATCAATTTTTGGATACTGTAACTCACATTGAAGGTGTCGTTTCGATTCAATAAACGCGTTAATTCGTTGATTGTTTTAGATCTACCTTTCATTCGAATGATGTGTAGAAGAGATAACTCACTTCCAGTTAGATCGGTTTGATTAGCAACTCTTTCACAGCCTTCCTGCCAACGTGTAAATCCATAAAAAACGCGCCAAAGCTGAAATTCAAAATCAGTTAATTTTGCTTCTTCTTCATTTTTGGCTAAATGCCAAGTCTTATCTATTAATGTCTTCATAAAATTACTACAGATTAACTAGCACCAATCTAAATAGTTTATAGTAAATAAAATCAGCTAATTTATGTAATATAGAAAATCATCATGCAAATTACAAGTACTTTATTAGTAATTTGCTTAATAAATTCGACTTAATGAATAATAATTTTTTATGATGCATGTATTTTAACATGCATGGCGCGTTAGTTTTTCCCCGTCCAAAGGAATCTCCACTTGAAATGTGGAGCCCCGTCCCATTTGGCTAGACAATTGTATTTCCCCTTTTAATTTTTCGATATATTGTTTGGCTATATACAGACCCAAACCAGTTCCTCTAAATAAACTATCTTGATAGGAAGCTTTAAGTTTTGTAAATTTCTCAAATATATATTCATATTTATCTTCAGGGATTCCCATTCCTGTATCAATGACTTGAAAGGTCAATAATTTATCTATAACTATGGCAGAGATGCTTACATTTCCTTGCTTAGTAAATTTTATGGCATTACTGACAAGATTAATTAATATTTGCTTTAAACGTAAACGCTGTGAATAGATAAGATGGCGTTCACACAGAACGTTTAGTGTTAAGCCTTTAGTTCGAGCTGCTGCTATATAAAGCTCTTGGATTTCTAATATAAGTTCCTTAATATCAAAATAACTATCGCCATAAGATAAGGTTTCTGAATTCATTATTTCGAAAATATTATTAACTACAGCCATCCATTGTTTTGCGCTTGCTACAACATAACTGAGGTACCTCTTGACTTTTTTATCTTGTGCTTCTTCATATAGCATTTCAGCAAATGCATATATACCGGAAAATGGTGTTCTTAAATCATGAGCCATGTTCATTAAAAAATCTTTTTTCGCCTGTTCTGCTTGTTTCAATACTGTAATATCAATGGATAATCCTGCAAGTCCACGAAAACCCCCTTGTGCACATGGGATCTTTATCGTAAGAAAGTCTTTATTTTGAGCGTTTTCTAAAAAGATTGCACTTTTGTTGGATATCATGACACTGTGACTATGCGCCCATTCCTCCTCACCAAAAATTCGAGCATCCTTTCCTTTAATCTCTTTGAGCTCAGAAACCCCGCTGCATTTCAACATGCGCTCATTAGCCCAGCGGATTTTGCCTGATTGAGTCACAACAAAAAAGTTGACAGGGAAAATTTTATCGATTGCGTCAGCAATATCTTTAATAGTCTCTAGTATCATCATACACTTCTCCTGTGTGTTATTTTGCTTATTCTTTGCGCAGTTTCCTGCTGTATATTCTGGGCATTCACCAAAGCGACTAACTGCTCAACACCTCGAATAAATTGATATTGCTGAGGCAAACTCCAACGCTCTTGCTTTACGGCCCAATTGACATAATTAGAAGCACAATTAGTCGGTAAATCTTCTTTTTTGGTTCTAAAGAAATCGCTATGGGCATTAGCAGGAACTGGTTTTAGCTCCAAACTTTTTGTTTCATAGCGCACATAACGTAAGGATTCATCTTTGAAATAAGTATTCCAAACGTAATTAGCAGGAGGAGTTTTGCCATGAGGGTAGGCCAAAAAATCCGCGCCACAACTAAAAATCTGTTGTAATGCAGCGCATTCTTCAAGAACATAATGAATCGCGACTTGATGAAACTGATTTCGATCAAAATGCTTTTTTCCTTTACAATATTGTAAGATCTTTCTTGTGACATATCCGTCTGCATGTTTATCGATTAAATGCTTGAATTCCCGTTTTTTTTCATAATCAGATTTGATTAATTGAGAAAACTGTTCAAATGAACTCGTATTAATCGTCGTTGGCAGATTTAATAAATCTTTCCAACTGATGATTTCCAGAGGAATTTTTAATTTCGCTAAACTAACATTCTGTTTTTCTAACCATTGTTGATCCATCGCGATTGCTTTCTCTTCAATTTCCTTTTCTTCTAGCGGGTTTTCTAATCCTAAAGAAAAATAATGCCGTTGAAGATGTCCGGTGGTAACAATTATCAGTTTAGATATGGACTTTTCTATAAAGCATCGATCAACTAATTCTAAAAAATCAGTCCATTGAGCCCCTTTTTGCAGAGCGCTATCCAAACTGATGACTGTCATCAAAATTGCTGATTCCTTACCCTTAATCTGTATCGAATCTTTAAAACGTGCTCCTGGCATAAATAGCTCCTTTTATTATTATGTAAATTAAGCGTTATGTGGATAACTGATTCGCTGCGGCTAGTGTTTGGCTAATCACATCAAGCTGTTTGGCACTATCGGTTTTTTGGAAAAAGAGGAAGTGACCATTAACAACTTTATTGACAATAAAGGCTGTTCCTAGGGTTGCTATAAGGATAATTAAGTTTATTAATATTTCTTTAAATCCTCGATGCTGCTCTAATACAGGTCGAGTTTCGTCTATGATTTGTAATGCTCTAGATTGATATTCATCAGGGGTAATTTTTTTCTCCTCAAAATACCAACGATTTAAATTTCTAAAATCCGAAATAAGATATTTTGCTTCCCAAGCAGCTAAATTACAGTTACGACGAAGTAAATCTTCAGATTTTTCAAATAAAACATCCAATTGGATTTCGATGTCGGCGTACGTTAGTAGCGTTGGATTAATCTGAGAGTTATAGTCTGGAAATTTAAATTCCTTTAATCCCTCATTTTTTAAGAAAAATAGCTCGATTTCTTTTAGCTTCTTGACTGAATCAAAATCCTCAACCGATTCAAAATCATAATTTAAATTTATTAATGCAATAATGCCTTTTTTGAGTGCTTCTAAATTACCAATATTTGCATACGGTCCTAATCCATCACCGTTAAACATATAAGGCTGTAAGTCGGTTGCAATTCTTCTTTGTTCTTTTAATTGATTTAAAAGAACTCCCAAAGATTTTTTTACCGCTTCTGTCTTTTCATTATTTAGTGGCTTAACAGGCATTGTTACATTCCTCTGGAGATGAATTTATAGGAGTTTCTAGCGGAGGCATTTTCTGTCCTCCTATGGAATATTCAATTTCTTTTCCTCCTTCCATCAAAAGAATAATTCTTTTGCGCATATTAATTTTTCTAAGCTTAGAGGAATTTTCTTTACTAGAAGTGATAAGGTAAATTAAAGTTTCTTTATTTTTACTGAATTTAGCGTGAATTTTATTTAATATTTCATCTAATTCAAAAAAAATTGAATCAACATCTAGAAAAATTGTAAGATAAGGTACAGAATTTAATTCGTTTTTGAGTAAAGACTTATCTTTTAGAGCATAGACTGGAAATTTATAGCGCCTATATACAAAACGAATGAATCTTTTCCTAAATGCTTTATGAGGAGAAAATACTAATGCTTTTCCAGGTAAATTTTTTTTAAATTTATTTAAGATTTTTTTATTTTTTTCCATGATGACCTCAAGATTTATTTATTTTTATAGAGACTTTGCGGTTATTGGTTTTTTTAGCTTAAATGTTTCTTTACTATATGCAGGAAGATATCCAGCGCACGTTGCTCTATAAAGGGCTTGGTTAGCGTTATTTGAATTGAGTCTTCTAAATACCTCTTTGCGTATTTCTAAAACTCTATTTACAGAAATATTAAGATGGGTGGCCGTTTCACTTACTTCTTCACCACATGATGCTCTATAAAGAATATCTATTTGCCGATTAGTTAATGGATTTTCTAAAAGAATGTATAATCCTAAATAAGTATGATTAAGATATTTTTTACATTCTAATATGTCTTCTTCTGTTGGGTTTTTAACCTCATTATTGAGTAAATTAAAATGCGCTGCGATGGTAAAGTATTTTTCTTCAGTCGATTTAAAATCATGCCGAACTTTTGTTAGAGATTTTCTTTCAATAGCCATGGTCAACCCCTTTTGTTGACAGTGGTGAGCTTTTCTGAAGTAATATTTTTACTTCGGAATCGCGAAGGCATACTTTTAAGTACATCTTTTTTTCACGTAAATTTCTTTCTAGCTTAAAGGGAAAATCAAACGCTTCTAAGTTGGTATATAATGGGTTGGTATATATGATCCCATTGTAAATGGGGGGTAATTTGCGTAGAACACGCAATCGATATAAGCTGGGCGTAGCCATGATGCTCGACTCCTACTAGTTTAGGTTGTTGAGAGTAAGTGGTCAGGCATCGGTAGAGTGTTTCCGCACTCTATCGGTGCCCCCTTAACAGGGTTAAAGACTTATTAGTAATTCTTGCTTTGTTAAATTGTTTTTTTATTTGTCTTTATGCATGAAATAATCCGTAAAGTAGCCCTTCTGAAACAACCAAAATAAAAGCCAAACCAATACCAAACTTGAAAAGGGATTGTTTGACCTTATAAAGACTACTTTCTAGTCGGTCTAGCCTTTGAATTAATCTAAATTCGCTGTCTGATGTGAAGGTCTTAATATAAGTTTTCATATTGTTTATCCTCGTTAGTTAAGTTAAAAGTTGTCATACGTTGGTTTGTCTTTCGGATACTTCTTGATCCGTTAACGGTTTATGTTATCAGCCAACCAATGCAAATATCAGTTTAAATTGTAGCGTTTTGATTGCGTACGGCATGCTCGATCAGGGAATCAAAATCATCCCAAATGGGTATTTTATTTTGCATATAAGGCTTAGCATTACCAGAATAAATGGTTTTGCCAAGTACTTTATGTGGTACTAAATTAGGTAGATTAGCCATGTAGCACCTCCGCATCAGAATATGCTTTGTAGCTCTCATTTAAGAGTTTTATATGATTAGGTAAATAAAAGCTGAACTCTTCTAAGAAGGAAAATTTATTATTATATCTGGGTGGTAATTCTTTAAGCGCACCTTTAAACATAGCTAAAGGAGTGTCGCCTTTATCTAACAGGCTACGGCAATGGCAAGCTTCGGTTTCGATATAAAACAAAGCTTCAGTGAGGTTGTCTTTCAATTTATATAAGTCTTTAACTAAATAATTGATTTGACTTAGATAATCACTGGCATACTTTTTTATATCAGGATATAGACTGATAAGTTTAGGCATGTGCCACCTCCTCTTTAATTGATTCGGTGATCAAATGGTAATTAAGGATAAGACTTTCGTACTGTCGAGTTTCTAAGAATAATTTGAATAAGGTGCGATAAAATTCTTTGAGATGTTTTTCATTCCATTGATAAAATTCTTCTCGATCAGACAGTGGAACATACTTTCTAGGCTGGGTTATTTCTTTATCAAGTTCTAAAACTAATTTGCTGAGCTGTGAAACAAATTGCTGCTCGAGGGATTGAACTTGCTCGCCCATCTGACAAGCGCTAACGTTAAGTTCAGTCAAAGATTGCTCTACGCGAGCGAAATGATCTATTCTAATAGGTGCGGTCATAATCAACTCCATACGTTGGTTGTGTTAAATGTCCTAGGGGCTGCAACCCTTAGGAACGCTCAATATTTATGCATTAAATAAAATCTTTTACTCTCCTCTCTAAATTAAATGTGTATAATATGATATTATAGCTTTAAATTCATTGTGTCAATAGATTCATATTGAACATTTAAATTTTGGAAAAATATTTCATGTCAAAAAATATTTCTAACTCTGCTAGTGAAATGGTTAGACTTTCAATTGTATTACCTGTCCAATTGCGTCAAAAACTTAAAGCTAAATCAGCGCTAGATGGAATTAATATGAAAGATGCTGTTATTAAATTGATAGAAGATTATGTAGAGAAGAAAAGTAAAAAATCTTAATATCAATCTTATAGATTAACAATTTATAGTTTGATTCAATTCATTAATTGATCAGATAACTTAATATCTTTTTAGATATAGAATAGTTAAAATCATACGTCCGGTAATTACGATAAGGAAGAATAACAATGTCTGAAAAGAAACAGCGAGCAAATCACGACTCAGCTTGGAAAGATATTTTAGATGCTTATTTTAAAGAGTTTATGGAGTTTTTCTATCCAGAAATCGCACAGAAAATTGATTGGATAGCTGAATATGAAACACTTGATAAAGAACTTCAGACTATCACAACTGACGCTATGATTGGTAAGCGCTTTGTTGATAAATTATTTAAGGTGAAAACATTACAAGGACAAGAAGAAGTCATATTAATACATGTCGAAATTCAAGGAAAAAAAGAGGATGAATTCTCTTTACGTTTATTCCAGTATTATTATCGACTTTTTGAAAAACGTGGTCATTCTATTTTAACCCTTGCAATCCTCACAGACGGGAATAATAATTGGCATCCTAAAAGTTATCAAAAACAAGTTCTAGACCTTCCTATACTTAGTTTTAATTTTCAAACTAACAAACTACTTGATTATCAAACTAGTAAAAAAGAATTAGAAGAAACAATCAATCCTTTTGGGATCGTAGTTTTGGTGCAATTGGCAGCTATAGAGACTAAAGGAAACCCCCAAAGTCGCTATGAGATGAAGTCTAAAATCACTCGACTTTTATTGAAAAAAGGATATAAAAAAGATTATATACTTAATCTATTCAAGGTAATTGATTGGGGCCTTGTTTTGCCTCCTGACCTAAAAATTCAGTATAATAACGAGATAGAACAGTTAAAAGGGGAAAAAGGTATGAGTTATGTACTAAGTGCCGTCCGTGAAGAGGTCGAGAAAAATCATCAAGCATGGCTCCAACAAGGCCTAGAACAAGGTCTAAAAAAAGGTCTTGAAGAAGGTCGTGAAGAAGGTCGTGAAGAAGGTCGTGAAGAAGGTGAATACCTTAAAGCTACTACTATAGCTAAAAAGCTTATAGCTCAAGGTAGATCAATTCAATACATTCAAGATCTTACCAATTTATCTGAAAATGAAATAATCAACTTAATTGAATTAGAGAAAGCCTAACCTCTAGCGGCCAACGTCGAAAAGGTCATTGAAATCCTTTTAACTATAGAAGATTACCGTGAGGATGTTATGAACGCAGCGCAACAATTAGAACAAAAGGGCCTACAAAAGGGCCTAGAACAGGGTCTGAAA from Rickettsiella endosymbiont of Miltochrista miniata encodes the following:
- a CDS encoding winged helix DNA-binding protein, which translates into the protein MNTLVDRTWHLAKNEEEAKLTDFEFQLWRVFYGFTRWQEGCERVANQTDLTGSELSLLHIIRMKGRSKTINELTRLLNRNDTFNVSYSIQKLIKNGLIRKILDDKNNKKAFSYEITEEGIKNTDAYTALRQSILIELLKKKKELNLEKFTDVLSELIAIYEEADRTVLTYYGK
- a CDS encoding GNAT family N-acetyltransferase, with the translated sequence MLNIAFSLNEETIHIRKATLLDTMNIAKLHHTVWKSTLNGFVDNAIFEKINRSFFVHKWKDWLGKKNKVSFVAEQKNFLLGFFTLDTALNNHPEIQFIYVVYKYQFSNLQKLLFEAAFKKAAKLGFSKIYFCIAKENKKDLVLYKLMKGYLGQTERVNQIYGFEFNEICYEFDLNAT
- a CDS encoding styrene monooxygenase/indole monooxygenase family protein encodes the protein MRNISVIGAGQAGLQLGIGLLKSGYNVSIYARQTGEEVLNGNILSSPSMFHSALQCERKLGLNFWDKICPENKTVTYTLSKATKPEITLYWQGRTSQSYQAIDQRLKFSHWMEEFVRLGGKLIIEKIGAKDLNRIAQTQDLTIVSSGKGEISQLFPIDETRSIFNKAQRVLCCLYVKDVKPRAASQGVRANVIPGVGEYFITPGLTITGPCEMMLFEGLPGGPFDCWKDILNSKQRLAKACELLKEFVPWEAELCHKVSLTDERATLQGSYTPVVKKPTFRLSCGKPVLGLGDSIVLNDPIGGQGANNACQSATFFLNKIKEHENRLFNEEWMQETFEAYWKQSAQWATKWTNLMLKPPKSFVSLLRAASHQPNIANWLANGFDTPKKILTEMNLNQK
- a CDS encoding winged helix DNA-binding protein translates to MKTLIDKTWHLAKNEEEAKLTDFEFQLWRVFYGFTRWQEGCERVANQTDLTGSELSLLHIIRMKGRSKTINELTRLLNRNDTFNVSYSIQKLIKNGLIRKILSDKKNKKAYSYEITEEGIKNTDAYTALRQSLLIELLKKKKELNLEKFTDVLSELIAIYEEADRTVLTYMGDKSEVRKK
- a CDS encoding Rpn family recombination-promoting nuclease/putative transposase; protein product: MSEKKQRANHDSAWKDILDAYFKEFMEFFYPEIAQKIDWIAEYETLDKELQTITTDAMIGKRFVDKLFKVKTLQGQEEVILIHVEIQGKKEDEFSLRLFQYYYRLFEKRGHSILTLAILTDGNNNWHPKSYQKQVLDLPILSFNFQTNKLLDYQTSKKELEETINPFGIVVLVQLAAIETKGNPQSRYEMKSKITRLLLKKGYKKDYILNLFKVIDWGLVLPPDLKIQYNNEIEQLKGEKGMSYVLSAVREEVEKNHQAWLQQGLEQGLKKGLEEGREEGREEGREEGEYLKATTIAKKLIAQGRSIQYIQDLTNLSENEIINLIELEKA
- a CDS encoding HAMP domain-containing sensor histidine kinase; translation: MMILETIKDIADAIDKIFPVNFFVVTQSGKIRWANERMLKCSGVSELKEIKGKDARIFGEEEWAHSHSVMISNKSAIFLENAQNKDFLTIKIPCAQGGFRGLAGLSIDITVLKQAEQAKKDFLMNMAHDLRTPFSGIYAFAEMLYEEAQDKKVKRYLSYVVASAKQWMAVVNNIFEIMNSETLSYGDSYFDIKELILEIQELYIAAARTKGLTLNVLCERHLIYSQRLRLKQILINLVSNAIKFTKQGNVSISAIVIDKLLTFQVIDTGMGIPEDKYEYIFEKFTKLKASYQDSLFRGTGLGLYIAKQYIEKLKGEIQLSSQMGRGSTFQVEIPLDGEKLTRHAC
- a CDS encoding response regulator, producing the protein MKMLLLPNAFNQLNHELRTSLTTILGTVLLLDKEVLISNQKLYLQDLKKYVQDLLNFVDRLPGLIEEVIFDQGAPDELKTISTNAHTFKVLLVEDTPIIQIVHKRMLENLGYEVELVCNAEKALYKINTTTYDVILMDIGLPGMSGIDAATEIRRQEQHGQNVPIIALTAYSHKKMYQDCVNAGINDVVTKPISQDNLQSLIAYYTNEKNTASI